GGCGGGGCGTCTTAAAGGGAAGGGCGAAGTGCCTTTAAGGCCGGAAACACGTCGGAGGTCGAAAATTTCGTACAGGTCCGCCCCGGGGCTGATCTGACCCCAGTGCGCAAGGCAGCCTTCTGCCAACCGAGGCCCCGGTCCGGCCccggccccaccccgcccctcctctccccccaccctgccccgccccacccctcccttcccctcctccccaccctgcccaagACAGAAGTCGGAGGCTGGCTGGTGCAGCGATGTTTAATGGCAATTTGTAGAAACCAAGCCCATGCACAAGTAGAAAGTGTTGGTGGGGCCCGCAGGGGGCCCCAGCCGCTCCCGAGGACCACAAGCGCGGCCGTGCAGCCCTCCCCGTGGCGTCTTAAATAAATTCTTCTTAATTATACTCTGTATGTTACATATTTACAAGACCCCTCCCATAGGGGCATGGGACGGAACTCCGCAAAGCGTTCCTATATacagcgccccccaccccgcccttttGGCCGCGAGGTTGGTGGCCAAGAGTCAGTCACACGGAGAGGGGGTGGCGGGAGAGGTGGGAGACAGGGCCAGAAAGGGAGGAAACAGACGCAAACATGCGGAATTGGATGGGGGCACGTTCAGCCCTGAAACACGAGGGGCGAGCGCGCAGCGAAGGCAGAGGTGTGGCCAGGCTGATACATTCAGAGACGCCTCGAACAAATAAATAAGGCAAGTCAGGAAATGGGTGAGGTGggtgcaggcagggagggagctgtgtagaaggggcaggcagggctcGGGAGGTCACAGCTGAAGATGCAGGTATGTGGGGTGTGGGTCTTGGTGGAGCCAGGGACCAAAAGAGAGAGGGCGTGACCTGGAGAGAAGAGAAGCTGGAGAGTGGTGGAGGGAGTTGAGCACTTTGGAGGGGGCTGTGAGTAAGAGACCTAGGGAACTCCAAAGTGTGACGGAGAAAGCTGCCGACAGGggggctcctcctcccccagagaGCCCTCTCCCTTAAGACTGCAAGAAGCGGCCTCCAGCGTGGGGAGAGGTCAGGTGGCCAGTCCAGGTTGGGGAAGCCCTTCCAGCTCCTGGTTCTGCTTCAGTTCCCTCATCCTGCAGAGACACGGAAGAAGTCAGAGGAGACCAACAATCTGGGGAGGTAGAGTGATGGAGTTGGTAGAGCAAAATCAGCAGAAGAATGAATACCTGTGTCGGCAGCGCCGCAGGAATCTCATGATTTTCCGGGCTGCCTGGTCCTGCTTCTTGGTGAGAAAGGAGCCTctggtaaaaagaaagaaaatatgagccCTCACAGACATTCAGGCATCCCCTGTCCTCAGCCCCTTAGTGACCCTAGCAAGGAAGGGCAGGGGGCAAGATGATGAGCTGGGTGTTGGGGTTTCATGGGCAATGGTCATGGATGCTGTGGGCAGGCACAGAGGGCTTAAGGGCTGGAGGGCTGGACCCGTACTTGTTTCGGCCAGGCAGGCTGCCTGTGGGCCGGCGGCGGTAGGAGCGGTAGTGCTGCTGGATGAGCACAGCTGCTCGGCGACTCTGCTGAAACCGCTTCTGCTCATAGTAGCTTCGGAACTTGCTCTGGATCAGGATGGCCGCCTGGGTCATCTTCTTGTAGAGTGCAAActgtaggggtggggaggagagacaggCTGAAGTGGAGGGACAGAAACCCAAACCCATGAGGGTCACCCCAAGTTCAGCTGATGCAGGTCTCTTTCTCTAATCCACACGCTCATGTAAAGGCTTGAATCATCACAGACAACCTCACACCCAGATCTCATGCCTAATACCTTAAGTGCAATCCAGGTCAGCttgtggagagagaaggggagtcAGGGTTCCAGCAACATTCTGGATGCTCTGGGCTGGAATGGGTGGTTGTGGGTATGGGttggtgggagagagaagggtcTCACCTGCTTGTACTTCCGGTAACAGCGCTGGATCACAGCTGCTGCTACCTCCTGCTGCTCCTTCAGCCACCGGCCctaaggggaaagaaggaagtcttagCACCTAAGCACCCACAAAACAGACACTGATCTGTTCCTCCAACTTGCCTGAGGTCCCCTGACCCTTCACCTCATCTGAGGCCTCTCTGGATGACTGCTTTCCTTCCCAAAGTCCTGGGAACCCACAGTCTTCCCCTGACTCAAGATTGTGTAATTCATACCCTGAGATGTCCCAGCCTCCTGACCTTGTACTTTCGGAAGGCCGTCTGGATGACTCGGGCTGCCTCGTACAATTCCCGCTGCTCATGATCCGATAATGTCAGCAAGGCAAAATCACTCTCCATCTTGCCACTGGCAGATGCCGAGAGAAACTCTGCCCAAGAAGGCGCTGGAGGGACAGCCAGGCGACCCCGCTCCAAAGGCAATTCGCTGTAGGGTAGGAAGAAGGCAAGTCATAGGGCATGTGAAGTCCCTCTACTCCTGCCTAGGGGTTGCTGTAAAGGGAAACCCCCAGCAACAGAGCCTGTAGAGCGTGATTTCAGAGCTCACCAGCCAGTTCCAGTACCCTTCTTAAAGGCCCCTGGCATCTGCCAGAATGGAGCTTTGGCTATGGGGAAGCTGTCTTCCCCCTTCCCATCTTCCCTTGAAGAAGAATCTGGAGGCTTTGTCCTAAGCTGGTCacctgggaggggcagagctggggaaatGGTCCACATTCTCCAGGTAGCTGGCCAGCCAGGACATGGTCTCGCTGAGCCCCAGGGCCCCTGTCCGCTCCCGAGTTGGAGCTCCAGCCTCAGGCAGCCCCACAAAGCCCTCTCGTTTAATCCGCTCTGGTGTGGCTTCGATGATCTGCTTGGCCAGTGAGATCATGTCCACCTGGATGGAGAAGTTGGGTGAGCCTTGAGGGGTCCCAACTGCCAGATGTTCCTGCCCTACACCAAGCTGTAGCCTCAGTCCACTTCCTATCTCCTCTCACCACCAGATGAGGCCTCAGGGATTGCTGTCCTTTCTAACTCTGTCTTTATTGGCCACTGTTccagattcattcatttatacttaCTGGGCTTCCACCTGTGTTGAGACATTGTGGAGAACACAGGATAGGAAAGACATACTCCAAATGGAGGTCCAAGAGCTGAGCAAATGAAGGATTTAGCTTTCCAGGCTGACTGCCCACTGACCCGCCCAGTCCTGGCCATGCATGCCGACCAGCACATCCTGCCCGCAGGCTTGGCCTTCAGCTTACCGACCACATGACACCCTATGGCTTCAGCCCTGAAGCCTGCAGCACTTCCTGCTGACCACATGTAACAGCCTACCTTGTGGAGGTCTCTTAAGTTTTTTGTACTTATAATGCTACCCGGTTAATCTGTTCACCTCTGTAAAGTAGATATGTCCTCAGGCTCTTGCTGCTACTTTTACTCTCTTATTCACTTATTAAACCAGACTTTTTTTTAGCTTTTCCCATGTGTAAGTCTCCTCCTCACCAAAGGTCATTACCAGATACCTCCATCTTGCCTAGCTCTTTTCCACAATCCTCCCAACTTCTCTCCATCACTCTGGTTCCCCATGAAGCTTGTCTTTTCATGGATTAACAAGTAACCCCTACAGTCCAGCTCTAGTTGAAGATATTCCCCAGAATTTTTAACCTCTGATGCCTCATGACTTCCGAGTCAAGCTCTGATAGGAGCTAAGCAAAGGATTAtcttctttgtccaaaaatgAGGATAAATGACCCCTTCTTCCCAAACTAAAGTAAGACTCAGTCTGTTTCATGGACTAGTtggcctcaccccacccctgcatctCACTCTTTCTAGCCCCATAATTCCATCAATGTAAGTGGTACCGGGATTACATCCACAGACGGTGGGCTGTAAGTTTCCTCTGGAGCAGCCCCAGCATCTGGAgctggtgggagaggaggtggtgagggtgggggcccTTTGGGGTTGGTGGCTTCATAGTCCATGAGGAGTAGGGGGGCCTCCGGGGCACCAGAGGAGAGTTGGCCTGGGACCATCTCCATAATAAtctcagaggcaggcagaggagctgggggaggactCCCATCTGGGGCACTGGAATAGGCTGAAGTGACAGAGAAAGTGCCATCCGACAGCTCCGAGGGTGAGGAGACACTGCTCAGACCTGTAAGGGAACAGGGTGAGGGCAGTAGGAGCCATCTGCCATCCCTTGAGTCACCGACCTGCCCCATCTCTGCTCTCAGTCTCCCTGTCCTTGCTAGTTATTATcttcccatccctgcctcctctttggtttccctcctcctctcacaCTTCCTGTCTCCCACTCTTCAGCTTCCCCCCTGGCCTATccttccacccacattcccctcttAAAAAGATTAGGGGCAACCCTTACCAGTgtctgggctggaggaggggggcGACTGGGCAAGTGGGGTCTCGGCTGAagcttcctgtctctgcagcTCCTCCAGGCAGCGGGCAAGGCGCACATGACCCCGGGAATGAGCCACAGACAGGGGGAGACGGCCCAGAGAGTCAGGAATGCTCAGTGCCTGTCGGTTCCAACGGAAAAGGAGCACAGCAGCTTCCAGGTGTCCTAGGGCACAAGCCCACATCtaaggagaggggcagggaaaggacaggaggagcagggggacagagaaagaggtgAGGCCTGAGGCCCTTTCTCCGGGTGGCCACATCTTCAGTCCcttgccctccccactcctcctgcaGGAGATCTTCCCTTTGAAGCATCCTTCCCACTTCCCATCGGCCCACATTCACTCAGGAATCCAGCATCCTCACCAGAGGGGTGCAAGAGAAATGATCCACATTGAGCGGGTCAACCTCTTGCTCTAAGTCCAAGCTTCCGGTCTCCACGCTTCTGGAGGGTTTGGGAACATTAAAATCGAGTCAGGGAAAAAGTGGGAACATCGGAACTGAAGGGACAGGGAAACAAACTGTCTAGAAGCACTACAGTCAGTGGGATGAGGCAGTCAGAGGTGAGTAAATGTAAGGAGGCCGAGAGTCACTGTTGTAACTCAGGATATTATCATTCCCCCCTCTACAAATCTTCCagcccctcttccttcccagtgACCCCCCAACTCCCTCTTGGAAGGGCTCTAATCCCCCTCAGTCCCCTGGCCCTTCTGTCCCAGTGgttgcccagccccctccctgctgcccctgctcACCGCCACTGGCTCAGGGTCTCGATGAGGCGGGCGtagccctgggcagcagccaggtGCAGAAGGCTCATGCCCCGGAAGGGGCTTCCATGGGCCAGACGTTCAGGACCCCTCCAGGTGGAGCGTGGGATCATGCTCTCTACCAAGACCACCACCCGTGCCTCGAACCCCGGCCCCTGGCCTTCATCCTGCAGTAAACACACCCCGATGCAGAGAGCTGAGCATCTGGTCCTCCGGCTTCGGATGGCCTTGGCCATCCCATACCTGCCCCCTCCCACACTCCTCACTCCAGGTTCCCCCCACCCAGACCTCTCATGGCCCATCAGTTGTCCCAGTTCCAGTTCCTGGGTGACCCCCACTCCCATAGCCAACTTTTTCCAGATCCCTGGCAGCCAGACCTCACACAGCCTTGCCCATGTTGTGCCTTCACGTGGCTCAGATCAGTGCCATATCCCCAGATGGCTTCTCCCCTTCAGAACCCGGAGTTCTctcccagttttcttccttcaGAGACTCGGAACCCACAGAGCACTGGGCCCCAGCCctcctggccccctcccccaccctctccttcaCCTCCACCCTTCTTCAGACCAGAAATAGTCTGAAGCCTGTCACGCCAAGAGGGTGCCCAGAATAGCCACTCTTGCcacagggcgggggtgggagcagggtgaCATCAGGGGttagggaggggggctggggacgGGAGAGTGAGAAGTCACACACTAGAGCCATTTTCTTTAGGAAGACCCTCCCCCTGTTCACTGTAGACCTCCCTCATGGAAGTACCTGAATTGGAGGCATGTTAGGACCCTGGCAGGGTGCCTGCCCAGCTGCTGCGATCTCTGCCATCCGCTTCTCCATCTGTTCCAGTCGCTCCAGTATGGACATCCGGAACTGGTTGTCTGAGGGGGAATGGGGATGGGAGCCTTAGGGGGCAGGGTCTGGGTGATGCCTGGAACACCAGAACTGGATCTATCCTGGGATCTCGGAGGTAAAGTCACAAAATCATATTCTTTCATCTTCCCCCAAACAACAGCCCCTTTACCCACCCACCTTTGAAATACAGCCCACCGGGACTCAGTCCTTAAGCTAGGGATCTTAACACTACTCACCGACCCAGGACCAGAATCCAGAACCACAGTTGTGTCCTTCAGGACGCAGAGACACTAGGAATTCCCACATAGCATCAACTGCCCCAGatcacgcacgcacgcacgcacgcacgcacgcattcctccagcctcctcctAGGTAAACTGTTCTGGCAGTTCTAAGTGCCCCAGACACTACCTTTGTCCCCCATGTTGGGACTGAAGGACTCCAGGGTCCCTGCTCTCTGTTAACCGCTGCCCAAAAGAGCTCAGGGACTGTGATTTGAAAAGCACcgccccctcctcctggccccccacAGCTGTCCACaaaggggatggtggggagggaaCGTGACAGAGATGGATAGCCATGAccattcctcctcctctccccaccccatgcacaaatacacatgcacacacacacatcccaagCTATATCTGTCCCCTCTTGAGATCACACAAGGACAAGGAGGCGAGGTGGGAGGGGATCAGAGCCACGGAAAAACAAGCACAGAGAAACAGGATGGAGGTCAGGGATGTTCTGGGATGCTAGGCAGAAGGGGATGAAAGTACAGAAGTGAtggtggggaggaaggtggggaatgATATGGCAGAAACTCAGGTAtaacagagaggagaaggagctGAGAGGATGAACAAGatgaagagaggagagacaggacaAAGGAAAGCTGGGGACTGCCAAACAAgcaaggaagagaagagggacaAGGTAAGACCCTGCTCCAAggaggaatggaaagaaaagtgAGGGAGGCAACCCACAGGAGAGATGGGAAGACACAGATTAGGCAGGGACAAGTAAGATGAAAAGCAGTCACAGCAGGACAGACAGAACAGGCCTGGGAGACCTGGCAAGACTGCAAGGTCAGCTGTGGGGCAACCCACCCACTTTTCGAAGGGGCAGGAGGCTCTGAGGGTGAGGCAGGCCAAGGGCCAGCCAAGCCACCACGAGCcatggagagaagcagggatggAGAGAGACACACTCAACAGGGTGGCAGCAGAACGGAGAAACTAAGAGGCAACAACAGAGACACCcagaggagaagacagagaagcacaaaccttgagaaagaagcagaagcagagagaagcaATTTTCAAAGCCACGGGAGGGATAACCAGTAAAAGGAACAGACATAGTTCTAGacttaaataaatacacacatacacacacacacgtatgtgcaTGCATCTCTGTGTGTCTGAATAAGGCAGTATGTTTGTATGAGAAAGTACACCATGATATTAAAGTAGTAGATATTTACTGAGTAGTCCCGTAAgcagttttcattttctactttgtagtttgtgtttttctgtGATTTGTAAATTTCCTATAACAAGTCCCTATCTTTATAGAGGGGAAAACAATACGAAAACTGAAATACacgtgtatatatacatatatgtatgtataatacatacatacTCATGCACATTCCATATATATTGCTCTAGACTCTGTCCTATTCTGCCTCTTGGTCTTGCTTGCCTAAATCCCATCCTTTGTGACGGTAGAGGACAGGGAAGAGCCGGGACAAAGACGGTTCCAAGATTTGCGGGGAAGAGAAGGTGGGAGAAGTTTGCTGCTGCATTTAGCAATGACCAGTGAAGCAGGAGTTGAGGAAAGACTCGTAAAGGTGGGCTAGGTGGTGGCCACCTGAGTGCTAAGGGGTCCAGGAGCCTGTCATGCTCAAAGGTTGTGGGGCCCAACACTCGGGGTCAGAGGACTAGGTACTTACCATCTAGCGACAACCAGTCAAGCTGAGTACTAGGCAGTGACAGGAATCGGCGGGCTCGATACTCAAAGAGCACAGAAGCAGAAAGGGGCCCCTCCCGCCCGGCCACCTGCAAAGACACCAGCCCTACCTCatgggctggggagggcaggatCAGTGAGAAGTGCTCTCTTTCCCCAGCTCCTTCTCTGGCCCCATGTTAGAGCCAGAGAAGGTCATTTCACATTGAGCTCCCCAACTTCCCTGCTGTGGGCCAAGAGGGCCCTGGCTTCGATGGCCTTGGCACTAACTGGGAAGAGTTCCATTCATTCGAGAACTTAACATCTGCTATGGGCCAGAGAACCCTTGGACTCTAGACCCTGTAGTTAAGGATGTTTGTTATTCATCACCAAGGCCTGAAAGCTGAGGGTCAACAGACACCTATACTTATAAACAACTTGATGGGAGATAAACCCTGCGGTCTCCCAGTAACAGAGGTCATGGCCCTGTTACTAAGATGGGGAAAGGAGAGCTAGCTGCTCACCAATGGTGTCTAGTGAGAGCTGTGTCCGAGGGTCTCAATATCTATAGCCTTGAGAATGAAACCATCGGGCCCGGGTCCCAAGACTAGGGGCTGAGACTCTTCTCCCCAAATGCCAGCTTCTCTTGTCTCACCCCTTTCCATCCATGCATCACCGAACAGTGCTGCTGAGATGGGGGGAGAGTACTCTCACTGACAACAAAGCTGTCAACCTGTCACCCTGGCTATCCTTGGGGGTCCCACAGTAAGGCTATTGAGTGCAGGGTAAGGGGCAAGGCTGGTGGCAGAAGGGCAGAGACAAGCCTTGGCAATGACATCTAGACCAGTGCTGTCCACCAAGGCGTTCCTCAGCGATGGGTGGAAATGTTTGCCTGCAATGCTTCAACAGGGCAGCACTAGCCGCAGTAACTACTGCGCACTCAGAATGTGGTTATTGTGACTGAGGACctgaattttaagtttaattttcatttcaacaGGCATATGTGGCTAACAGTTACCATATTAGACAGCACAGGTCTAGAACCAATGTCCTTCAGTCCCAAGACCGGCTGGAGGGGACCAACATCTCTCCCTTCTCATTCTCCCAGGAGCCAAGGACTCTGACTTGAAGCCAGAGGCCTGAATGGACATTAAAGACCACTTGGGTCAAATCCCTGACCTTACAGGAGGGGAGGCCCAGGACCtaagaaaggagcagacatatcTAAGGTCACTAGTCAGGTAAGGGATAGATTTCTTGGACAAGAACCTGGACTTTCTGACACTAAGCCCAGGCTCATCTGCCTGTTGGGGGACtgtgggactcagcctcaagaTTGGATAAGGTCTTTGTGCTCTCAGGAACAAGTCAACAACTTTGTTCCCAGTGCTTCCCAATGCCCACATATTAGTTCCTTCCCCCACCATTCCCAATCCCCATACCGGGACAGTAGCAGCGTAAGACACCAGGCTGGACAAGTGACGCTGGCACTGCGATGTGATCAAAGACACAGGAGTAATGCTCAGAGGTCTCCGTCCAAGGACCTGTGATGAGCACCTTGACCCCACCCTGCAGACAGAAGTCAGAGGGCCATGTGACCAGAGCTCTGTTtggtattcattcactcaatcatTCACTCACTCAGACCCTGAGAGAGTAGCAACTATgtggcaggccctgtgctggagtGTGGTGGTACAGGGATTGGACAAGACCCTTTCGGGTAAGGTCAGCTAGTCGGTCCCTCCTCCCCAACATCCCTGCCTGGCACCTAAATCTGCTAGCCTCACCCAAGGCTGCGAACCCATCTGCAGATAGCTGTCACCAGGAGGAAGTCCTTTCCTTAGGGCCCCACTGtagttcctcctttccctctctaggGCAGCATAAAGCAGAACTCCTCTAACGATGAAGACAGGCGTTTAGCTTCCCAAAGTCTGCAATCATATCCCAgctgtgttttttcttctccacagagttgtcccattccctccctgtGAAAGTCACCAAGGGAATGAAGTCCCCTGGGCACTTGGGGGACTCATACAACCAtgtggaaggggaaggaagggggaaagaagggggaaaggtgaGTCAGAAGGACTATGGAAACAGGAAAGGAGCTACACTCTGGAAAAATAGAGGTTTGGGAAGAGTACTAAGCAACCATGGTAACTAGGCCACAGACCACGGGGGAAGAGGAACACAGGGGCGAGGAGACTCACCTCTGGGTAGGACCACTCCGGGGAGAAGTCTGTGATGGTGCtgagagcaggagagagctggggggttggggcagggatGCTCGGAGCTTCGTCACTGATGAGTTCTCCCATAAGGTCTGGGAATGATGAAAGACTGAAGGGCTCCAGCTCGCTGGTCCCACCAGCTACTCCAAACAAGGCCTCCCCTCTTCCTACCCTGCCCGATGGCTCCAAGGGGGCAGGTGAAGGTGGGGGTGAAGGAGGGGGTGAAGGTACAGGTGGGGCAGGTCCCTGGGCCTTGAGCTCCTCCCCACTGTCATCATCTTGAATGAAGAAGCAGTTCCCTCTTTTCCCACTGGCTACTGACTGTGGAGGAGAACCCCGAGCAGCCGCCTGGGgctccagggcagcagcaggCTCTAGGGCAGGACAGGGGGTATGGGCGGCCTCTGCCTCTGGGAAGTCTGGGCTtactccctgcccacctccataTGTCTGGCCCCTCTGGGGGCTGTTGAGAAAACGATCAGGGTcaaaggcagggctgggaggagctgGTGGAACAGAGGGCTCAGAGCCT
This window of the Desmodus rotundus isolate HL8 chromosome 9, HLdesRot8A.1, whole genome shotgun sequence genome carries:
- the CAMTA2 gene encoding calmodulin-binding transcription activator 2 isoform X5, translating into MSTKDTTEVAENSHHLKIFLPKKLLECLPRCPLLPPERLRWNTNEEIASYLITFEKHDEWLSCAPKTRPQNGSIILYNRKKVKYRKDGYLWKKRKDGKTTREDHMKLKVQGMENPDIVLVHYLNVPALEDCGKGCSPIFCSISSDRREWLKWSREELLGQLKPMFHGIKWSCGNGTEEFSVEQLVQQILDTHPTKPAPRTHACLCSGGLGSGSLTHKCSSTKHRIISPKVEPRALTLTSIPHPHPPEPPPLIAPLPPELPKAHTSPSSSSSSSSSSSGFAEPLEIRPSPPTSRGGSSRGGTAILLLTGLEQRTGGLTPTRHLAPQADPHPSMSLAVVVGSEPSVPPAPPSPAFDPDRFLNSPQRGQTYGGGQGVSPDFPEAEAAHTPCPALEPAAALEPQAAARGSPPQSVASGKRGNCFFIQDDDSGEELKAQGPAPPVPSPPPSPPPSPAPLEPSGRVGRGEALFGVAGGTSELEPFSLSSFPDLMGELISDEAPSIPAPTPQLSPALSTITDFSPEWSYPEGGVKVLITGPWTETSEHYSCVFDHIAVPASLVQPGVLRCYCPAHEVGLVSLQVAGREGPLSASVLFEYRARRFLSLPSTQLDWLSLDDNQFRMSILERLEQMEKRMAEIAAAGQAPCQGPNMPPIQDEGQGPGFEARVVVLVESMIPRSTWRGPERLAHGSPFRGMSLLHLAAAQGYARLIETLSQWRSVETGSLDLEQEVDPLNVDHFSCTPLMWACALGHLEAAVLLFRWNRQALSIPDSLGRLPLSVAHSRGHVRLARCLEELQRQEASAETPLAQSPPSSSPDTGLSSVSSPSELSDGTFSVTSAYSSAPDGSPPPAPLPASEIIMEMVPGQLSSGAPEAPLLLMDYEATNPKGPPPSPPPLPPAPDAGAAPEETYSPPSVDVIPVDMISLAKQIIEATPERIKREGFVGLPEAGAPTRERTGALGLSETMSWLASYLENVDHFPSSAPPSELPLERGRLAVPPAPSWAEFLSASASGKMESDFALLTLSDHEQRELYEAARVIQTAFRKYKGRWLKEQQEVAAAVIQRCYRKYKQLTWIALKFALYKKMTQAAILIQSKFRSYYEQKRFQQSRRAAVLIQQHYRSYRRRPTGSLPGRNKGSFLTKKQDQAARKIMRFLRRCRHRMRELKQNQELEGLPQPGLAT
- the CAMTA2 gene encoding calmodulin-binding transcription activator 2 isoform X4, coding for MSTKDTTEVAENSHHLKIFLPKKLLECLPRCPLLPPERLRWNTNEEIASYLITFEKHDEWLSCAPKTRPQNGSIILYNRKKVKYRKDGYLWKKRKDGKTTREDHMKLKVQGMECLYGCYVHSSIVPTFHRRCYWLLQNPDIVLVHYLNVPALEDCGKGCSPIFCSISSDRREWLKWSREELLGQLKPMFHGIKWSCGNGTEEFSVEQLVQQILDTHPTKPAPRTHACLCSGGLGSGSLTHKCSSTKHRIISPKVEPRALTLTSIPHPHPPEPPPLIAPLPPELPKAHTSPSSSSSSSSSSSGFAEPLEIRPSPPTSRGGSSRGGTAILLLTGLEQRTGGLTPTRHLAPQADPHPSMSLAVVVGSEPSVPPAPPSPAFDPDRFLNSPQRGQTYGGGQGVSPDFPEAEAAHTPCPALEPAAALEPQAAARGSPPQSVASGKRGNCFFIQDDDSGEELKAQGPAPPVPSPPPSPPPSPAPLEPSGRVGRGEALFGVAGGTSELEPFSLSSFPDLMGELISDEAPSIPAPTPQLSPALSTITDFSPEWSYPEGGVKVLITGPWTETSEHYSCVFDHIAVPASLVQPGVLRCYCPAHEVGLVSLQVAGREGPLSASVLFEYRARRFLSLPSTQLDWLSLDDNQFRMSILERLEQMEKRMAEIAAAGQAPCQGPNMPPIQDEGQGPGFEARVVVLVESMIPRSTWRGPERLAHGSPFRGMSLLHLAAAQGYARLIETLSQWRSVETGSLDLEQEVDPLNVDHFSCTPLMWACALGHLEAAVLLFRWNRQALSIPDSLGRLPLSVAHSRGHVRLARCLEELQRQEASAETPLAQSPPSSSPDTGLSSVSSPSELSDGTFSVTSAYSSAPDGSPPPAPLPASEIIMEMVPGQLSSGAPEAPLLLMDYEATNPKGPPPSPPPLPPAPDAGAAPEETYSPPSVDVIPVDMISLAKQIIEATPERIKREGFVGLPEAGAPTRERTGALGLSETMSWLASYLENVDHFPSSAPPSELPLERGRLAVPPAPSWAEFLSASASGKMESDFALLTLSDHEQRELYEAARVIQTAFRKYKGRWLKEQQEVAAAVIQRCYRKYKQFALYKKMTQAAILIQSKFRSYYEQKRFQQSRRAAVLIQQHYRSYRRRPTGSLPGRNKGSFLTKKQDQAARKIMRFLRRCRHRMRELKQNQELEGLPQPGLAT